The Loxodonta africana isolate mLoxAfr1 chromosome 6, mLoxAfr1.hap2, whole genome shotgun sequence genomic interval AAACACCTTCAACTGTGTAAGATGAGGACAGAAAAGACTTGGTCCCTCTCAAGAGCTGGATTAGCAATCCCATCTTTGATTGGAGATGGGGGTGAGAGATAGTAGGTGCTGGCAGAGGGAAAGACTGGGGGTAGGCAAGGCAGTTTACACTAGGTTACAGATTCAAGCCTGTGAATTGGGAGCAGAACCATCCAAAGCTCCAGAGGAGGAAGGGAATTGAATTCTCTGACACAATATGaacaaatggaaaatattttagtcgTAACCCTGTAATTCCCATAGACCAAAAGGGAATGTGTCAAAAGAAAAGACTGAGTGAGCAAGCACGGCCCAACCCTCCATCGTAAATCTGAATAAAATGGACTCATTCAGCTAATACTGCTTCAAGTACAATCATGAAAGCAGCTGGATCTGCTGAAATTCACACTACAGCAAAGAATAGGATAAAGTAGCCAGTCACCTTAATTCCAAACATCTCCTTTTTAAAAGTCATCCAGAAAACATTTTTGAGAATTTGGATTGAAGGTGGGGTCTCCCCCACCCAACAGAATACCCTTCCAGGACAGCCTGATGAATTAAGACATGTATTTTAAAGTTTAGTAGGAGGGGAGTGAAAAAGTGAAAGCGCTGAGATTTGGGAAAAGCTAGCACTAAAGCCAGAAACAAGGTTAAGGTCCTTGTGGCATCCAAGGGGTAGGAGAATGGTAATGGGAAGTGAAATACATGGTGGGTTTCTGCCGTCCTTTGGCTTTACACCTTTCCCTTACTTCCCATTCCTCCCAACAGCTCAATGCAGCTATTGGCCTGCCAGAGGGAATGTAATGCCCAGACCAACTTTTTATTGAGCTTATGCAGCTAACAAACTTGTAAACAGTGCCAACTGACAAAGTTTTGCTGAGTATTACAGCTTGTGTCCACTAAACACGCCTCTCTctgagattaaaaacaaaaaaccaaagtaAACAAACActgagagagaatgaagagacacATCTTGAGTCTTCCAGGAAGGCAAAAGAGGAAACGCCCCATGGCTTGGTCCCAGGCGTTCACCATACCTAGAGTGCTGCTGCTCTCACCATGGTCTCCCCTCTCTGCCAGCGGCTAGGTAGAGGTGGGGGAGACGGTCATCTTGGGCACGCTGCAAATACAGCATTTGCTGGTGTTGACACCCTCCTGGGGCTGTGGTGGCAGACTGCTCTGTCAGGAGCCCACTTCCTGGGAGTAGCAGAAGGATCTCAGGTCCTTGAGGCAGCCTGAGATGGCAGCCCACACACCTCAGCAGGGTCCCTTGCCCCTTTTCTCCAGTGCGGTTCAGCATTGAGGTTGTCTATTCCCAGTCGATGATAAAACCTGAGCTGTTTTCCTCGCAggttccccctcccttccccaaTGCGGGGGAGTAGTGGGAGAGGACGGGGAGGATCATTGAGGGGGCAGGGGGATACCCCGGGGGTCAGTGACCTGGCCTTCTTGCAGGTTCTTCACCAGTTGTGCAAGCCAGCGTTTTGTGGTGGTGTCATCTTTTAGCACCTGGGCGAAGGTCGTGTCCTTCAACTGGTCAGGGAGGCACTGCCTGAGTGCTTCACGTGCCCTACATCaggaacaaacaaaccaaccaggGAGACCAACAAATAAACCCACATTCTGGGGACAGGGAAGAGCTCCTTTCTTAGACACAAATATACAGAATCCTAGAAATCTATGGCTCTGTCAAGTTACTTTATGAAGCcattaaaactttttaaagtttCTATTTGGCCTAAGTTCAGAGATCTCCAGGGCCTGTAGTctgcaaaaattttcaaaatgatgCCCCAATGTAGAATTTCATGAGACAGCAAAATGGAGTTAAAAGGTAGAAGTTTACTCCAATTCAAACTGCTTTCTGATTTGTTACAGTAAATACTATCAAAATACTAGCTAGAAACACATGAATATGCTTTGGGTTACAATAATGCAACATTTCAAAAATCACAACATCAATAGGGGATATGACTTGATTTATAGTATGATAATGAATTTAAATTCTATACTAACTTATAAGTTTGTATTTGTAGGAACTGCTTCAGTTTTATAGTTAAAAATCCATAATAAAAGATGagcaataaaacaaaattatggTAGCAGTATTATCAGGTAAACTTTTAAacgttttattttctttaaaaagaccAGCAGAAAATTAAATCCAAAAACTTCAAAAAGGTAAATGTTAAACTATTTATAGGGTTGTTTTAAACAAAGTCATGGCTTTTGTATTCagtctagttttctttgtactatAGAATTTTAAATAAGCACATTTTCAAACTTTGGCGCAAACAGGAACCACTGAAGAACAGGAGTAAAACTGACTGAAGAAACAGCTAGGGCTTGAATAACCTCAGTGGCAGGAGGCTGAGTTCACACTAAATCTAGTTATCCTCCCCATTCCTAGGAGCACAGAAATCACCCCATTATGTGGTTTAGCCTAATCTAAGCAAGTAGCTTTCAGCATGAATTATAGATTTACAAAGCAAAAGGTCAAACATTTCTAAAATGCATTATATCTACAATTATGTATGAGTTTTGGCAGAAAGACTACGAACATGAGATAAAATGATTGGCTCAGGGAGCTTACAGGAATCAAGGTGCGAACTGGAGATAAAATTTAAGAGCCCTCTGTTCTTTTTAAGAGATCTTTGAAAATATTCTTCTCTTTCTGGCCACCTGCAGTAGCAGTGGAACACTCAAACCACAGGTGTGATGCATCATAAGGCTTCCCTGGGAATTGCCTTGACTCTCTGGAATTTCAAGAGTACTGCAGACAgttatggaaacactggtggcgtagtggttaagtgctacggctgctaaccaagaggtcagcagttcaaatccaccaggcgcttcttggaaactctatggggcagttctactctgtcctatagggtcactatgagtcagaatcgacttgatggcaatggggggtAGACAGTTACAGTGGCGAGATAAAATTCTGATGGATTTTTAAATTCAACACTCAGGTTTTAAAATGAATTAAGTTTTGTCCCAGACAAAACATAGTTATATTCCTTCCCTGTCCTGAAGATATATTAGCTATGCCAGGAGATGGGTAAACCATTCAGCAGAACATTTTCCCAAAGTCCTATACGTCCTGTAAATGTTTACCTGGGATTATCTGAGAGTCGAAGGTAACATCTCACTACATGCTTCAGTAGACGGGCAGAAGGCTCTTTGGACAGCTGCAGGACCATCTTACCCTGTTTCCCCCAGAACAGGGTGTAGAGTAGGGAAAAAACACACAATACACAAAATAATCCAAATTGATGTTAGCAATCAGATATTCCAGGAATCATCATACAAGGTTCCAGGGCCGTTATTTCTAGTTGGAAGCCAGAGGCTGCTCAGTGCCCATGGCAAAGGGATTAAGCTGTGTGATCACAAGTAGTTGCAAAAGGGGTAGAAGAAAAAACTCACCAAGATCATGGCAACATGGGAGAAACGCTCATATGTCTGACATATGTAAGCCAAACCAGTGTCATCTAAGAGGATCTTCTGAAGGATGAATGTGGCAACCTGGAGTAAAACAAAATTAAGGTGTTCAAAGGTTGCTCAGGCTTGTCTTCCAACTGTCTACCCATTCTCCCAGGAATGACCATTAATCAGAAAGCTGAGTAAACAGAGACCTTTGCATTCTACATGGTAATGGATAGAAAAGCAAGTATTAGACAAATGAGGAAAACTACTAAAGATGTTTTTATAGTTATAACTTACTCTACCAAATATgcataatacaaaaaaaattatcatattgAATACTTCCTATGTACCAGTATTTTTTTCTAAAGACTTTACATATCTTATTTTCACAATAAGCCTATGAGGTGGGTACCATTATTATTCCTGTCATACATAAAAGGGTAAGTTCAGGGTAATTATCAGATTCTTAAAATCCCAGACACTTTCTCAgttactgaacacctactatgtaccagataTAACTGCTAACCAATAAAATAACCTTGTCAGGAGGTTAAGGTCCCAAGTGACAAAGCTACTAAGTCACAGGGCTGGGACCCAAACCTAGTTTGAATGCCAGAGCCTCTCTCTTTTCTGTGGACCACTTATGCCTCATCTCTTCCAAATGAGGTAAGGTcgtttctattctttttttttaagtgaaagtttacacatgaagtcagtctctcatacaaaaccttatatacaccttgctgtatactcctagttgttctccccctaatgagacagcacattccctccctccaccttgtgtttctgtgtccattcagccagcttctgtcccccttggcctttacatctcctctccagacaggagctgcccacatagtctcaatgtgtctacttgatccaagaagcccacccCTCACCAGTAAGGCCTTTTCTGTTCTTAAAAGATCTtgaaaaaataagattttaaacCTCTCTTTGAAAATTGCTCTAATAACAATAAAGAATATTCTGGCTGTGAAGCTTTTATCTagcctcaattcttcttccctCAACCTAAACTCATTATTCTTTACAAAGAAGGGATTAAAAATGCTGGTTTAATTAAAATCAAGTATTTCTTATGACCCTCTTTCTTGGATGCTCATCAGAACCATTTGTGGGAATTATTTATTTTACTATTGTACTGAGGTACAGTCAGCCCTCTGTTTCCGTGGATTCAACCAACAACAGATTGCAAATACTAAAAACGTTATGCTGTTGCTGACACGTACTATGTAGTTAGGCCAACAATGGTTGCATCTGTACTGAACATGTACAGACTTTTTTTCTTGTCATCCCCTAAACAATATAGTGTAACAACTACTTacacatagcatttacattgtattaggtattataagtaatttagatatgatttaaagtataaggaggatgtgtgtaggttatatgcaaatactatgccattttaagTAAGAGAATAGAGCATCCATGAATTTTGGTATCTGGAGGGTCCTAGAACCAATCCCCCGCGGATATTGATGGATGACTGTATAATATTGTGGTAGGCTGAACAATCACCTCCAAAGAGATCCATGCCCTAATCACCAAAACCTGTGAATGTCACAGTACATGGCAAAAAGGACTTCCCAGATGCGATCAAGTTAAgggtcttgagatggggagattatcctggaatattcaggtgggccctaaatgtaaTCACAAGTCCTTGTGAGAGGGAGATTTAGCCACAGAGAAAGCAATgtgacagaagcagagagaaactGGAAGATGCTAAACTCCTGGGGGACATAAGTCAAGGAATTCAGCTCTAGAAGCTATAAAAGGCagggaaatggattctcccctagagcctaaAGGGAGAAtgtggccctgctgacatcttgacTTTAGCTCAATGAAACaaattttggacttctggtctcgaaaactgaaagagaataaatttatgttgttttaagccactaagtgtgtggtaaatttttttttttttagcagcagtaggaaactaatacaaacatatacacagtaaaatgtataaagtaTATTAATCTCAGTTGTAGCTTGATGAATTTTTATCCATGTATACAGAACATTTCCCATGGCCCAGAAGATCCCCTTGTGCCCTTCCCCAGTCAATATCCTTCCCTCAGAGGTAACCACTATTCTGACTTAACCCTATTGATTGGTTTTGCCTGTTCAACACATATGAACTCATAGGTGTCTGGCttctcatttctcttgggtacatacctaggagtgggactgctaggCCTTAGGAtaggcttatgtttagctttagtGGATACTGCCCAACAGCTTTCCAAATTGGTTACACTATAAACTCACCTAgagggatttttttaaaaacacaaatgccCAGATTTTACCAACCTGAAGAATGACTCGGTAGGTTGAGAATGGAATCTGgacatctgtatttttaaaacacttcacagcctgtcacaCAGCTCTGACCAAGAACCTCTGCTTTACTGGGTATCTATTATGGACAAAGTGTTATACTAAGTGTTGCACACAGAAAGTGAACACAAGGTCTCTGCTTGCATAGAGCAAAGGAAGACAAGGTATGGGAGATATTCTTATTGAGGCATAAAGATCAATAGGACAGATCTAGTTCTGAATAAGGAATGGAAATAGGGATTATTACAATAGGAATTCCTGGAAGAGGTAATAACTGAGCtagttattataaaaaattagGAAATGGAGATATTTAAATCCTATTATCCCAAAATAACCACTATaaattcagtcttttttctcCACACAAAAATCTAATCATAGTCTATATATTGTTATATATGCACTTAATTTATCTTGACTATCCGTGAAAATATATGGAATCTATACTATATTTGGAGCCcgggtggagcagtggttaagagctatggctgctacccaaaaggctggctgttcaaatccaccaatcgctccttggaaaccctatggggcagttctactctgtcctacagagtcactatgagtttgactcaactcaacgacaatggggtAGGTAGGTATTgctatttatttgtatatttccAATATTTCAATATTATGTAGAGTAAAGCAATAAGCATTATTGTAGCTAAACACTTATGCAATTCATAATTACGTCCCTAGTATTTCTAGAAGTAGAAGGActaaaaagaaacacaaattttTAAGACTTCTGATTCTCAAAAGCACTGTATAAGAGCACCAGGTCCTCAAATGGTCATAAAAATTGGGCCTGGGTCGTCTACTTATGAACTTAGAATTTATAATCATTCATGTTCAGGGCTCGAAGAGCATTGTTAGGACATCAGAGGTGACAGAAAACAGCTGGTTACCATGAAataattttaacattttcttcttcTATTTAAATACTTCAATACTTATCCACAGCCTATATTAGTGTCTATTTTTCCCAATTATTCTTTCAGAATTTCTCTACCTTTTCCAGATGtgagatttaaaataattttctcctCATCTTTAATATCTCCCAACATTCCTTCTTCAATGGTGAAATGGAAACAATGGACCAGTTCCTGATATAATCTAGTGGGTAAGGTATTTGTAAGAGGACCGCAATGAGGTTTTACTATGCCCTGTTCTGCAGTAACTGTAGGAGCTAGAAAAGGCTATAATGTTTGAATTATATCACCTGTACCTCAGTATGTATCTAAATGGTGATTTCCAATTACTTTTATGAAAGTAAGACTAGATGCAAGTAGTTTCCTCAAATCCCTTGTTTTTCCAAAGGGGAGGGCAGAAACAAATGGTAGGAAAAGATTCCTGAATTTGTGGTAGATGGCTCTGGGGCAACATTTCCTAAACTACGTTTCATCAAATATTAGCTTATCCATGGAATATTAACCAACAATCTGTGGTGGAGGTAACACATGGaattttatattaattatatatcAAACTACTCCCACATGGAAACTTATGCAGAGACATACCCTTAGAGGTAAAACGTAATAATTATCTACACTTTCAAGGAAATTAAACAGAATatgaactttaaagaaaaaaatttttttaaaagaactcaAAGGGTGGTAGGAACCTCAAAGAAAAGCTGAAAAGCCCTGAGAAGTGAGACAGCAGAGACAAAACTAACTGTAAAATTAAACCACTACATACATGCATAGAGTATTTCTGGAAGGGTACAAGAAAGTGGTTACACTGGTTATCACTGGGAATAGGAATTACGGACTGAAGTAGGAGGAGCTTACTTTTATTTGTATACCTTTTTGTACTATTTGAGTTTTTTACTTGTTCATGTATTGcctattcaaaataaaaatttaaaaaatcattacaCATGGCTTACACTCAACTCAGCAGTATTTATTgaattaaaaattaattcaatGTGATTAAACACATActagaagcagaggtcagatacTGCTAAAAAACAGCCAGTGATGTGGAAAAGCAGCCTTGAGAAAAATCACATGATATGAAATAAAAAGTGATTAGAGAGAAAAAAGATAGATATGAAAGATAGAAACATGCGTAACTGACATCCCCGAAGCAAGCAGTCAggacaaaagaaagaagaaaacataaaaattaacaaATAGAGACATGGGCAGTATGCTCTTCCAGAAAAAATCTGACACAGAATTACCAAATGAACTTCAAGAATAATGAAAGATGCTTACAGACATCTACAAACAAAAAACGTATGTTCatctacaaaaaggaaaaaggagccTGACCTCAGATTTCTCCATTGCAGCACTCAATACGAGAAGACAACTGGGCTACGCAACAGAGTTCTATACCCAGTCACGTTGTCATTCAAGTTTAAAGAACAAAATAAGGAGAAGCTCAAGTATATATACATTTGACCATGCGTAAAAAAACATCCGGAGTAATAGATTTGTGGTATGGGATATGGGTTCAGAGACAAGAAAGAAATATGTTTAACTTGATACCCTTCTGAATGGTCTGAGTTTTTTAATGATAATTTTATAACAATttttattcaaagaaaaaaaaaccataaaagcTTCAAAAAACCTGAAGACAGGAAGAAAATGATCCTGGAACCACAATGAGAAGCAGCTAAAGAGCCACTAAAATGTAGAATCCAATTAAGCTAAAAACACATACGGTTTTAGAAAGTTCACTTCCAGATTCCATAATGCGCAAACACAAAGGGATAATTTCTGTAGTCAATAAAAAGTTGATTACTTCTTGCTCATCTGTTTTCACCAAGGCCCCTAAAGAAAATAcggacaaaaattatttttagagtcAAGATTTTCACTTAAAATTCATTTTGTTTACCCAACTAGCTATGAAATTCAAACAACATAGGACACAAACTGTGGTTGTGTGTCAGGGAATCAGATTCATacgtaaaaaagaagaaaagcataggCTGACTGATATCAGTTAGCACTGAAAGATCAGATGCCAAATTTGGTCCATTACGTAGCTGGCCGTTTAGCCATCTAAATAATTTTTCTATCACTCTTGTTGGACATTGTTAAAATAACATCACCAGTCTATTCACCAATTATGTTCCTTTCCAATTTCAAGTAAGGGAGAAGAATCTACATCACTATTAAAGCATATTCCCAGGTAGCAAAGAAATGGCACTAGTCTGAATACTACTTCTCAATGAGCATAAATATGCATTGTTTTCTGGTTACTCAACTGCCTCTTTCCTCAAAGCGCACAAAGATTGTAGgatatacccaaaagaaaaacacagttACATGGTTCTGCAACTAGTTTACCTAAGTTTGCTAGATAAAGTTACTTTCCCTTTGTATGTCTCTGTTTCTTCATAAAATCAAAGTTGGAACAGATGATTTCTAAAATTCATTCCAAACCTATTATTCTATGGGTTTTTAGACTATTAATACCACTGTTCAGGTGACATATACAGTTCAATGATATCTTCTCCATTCTGTATATATGCATCACTAGCTTTTATATGAAAGGCCTTCGTTACCTGGACCTGTAATAACTAAATTATCTTAGGAGAAAGGAATATCATTTGCTTAAATCAGAACTGGCAATCCATAAATGTTATATATATCTAAAC includes:
- the CNOT9 gene encoding CCR4-NOT transcription complex subunit 9 isoform X3, which encodes MHSLATAAPVPTALAQVDREKIYQWINELSSPETRENALLELSKKRESVPDLAPMLWHSFGTIAALLQEIVNIYPSINPPTLTAHQSNRVCNALALLQCVASHPETRSAFLAAHIPLFLYPFLHTVSKTRPFEYLRLTSLGVIGALVKTDEQEVINFLLTTEIIPLCLRIMESGSELSKTVATFILQKILLDDTGLAYICQTYERFSHVAMILGKMVLQLSKEPSARLLKHVVRCYLRLSDNPRAREALRQCLPDQLKDTTFAQVLKDDTTTKRWLAQLVKNLQEGQEVGS
- the CNOT9 gene encoding CCR4-NOT transcription complex subunit 9 isoform X1, yielding MHSLATAAPVPTALAQVDREKIYQWINELSSPETRENALLELSKKRESVPDLAPMLWHSFGTIAALLQEIVNIYPSINPPTLTAHQSNRVCNALALLQCVASHPETRSAFLAAHIPLFLYPFLHTVSKTRPFEYLRLTSLGVIGALVKTDEQEVINFLLTTEIIPLCLRIMESGSELSKTVATFILQKILLDDTGLAYICQTYERFSHVAMILGKMVLQLSKEPSARLLKHVVRCYLRLSDNPRAREALRQCLPDQLKDTTFAQVLKDDTTTKRWLAQLVKNLQEGQVTDPRGIPLPPQ